In the Phaeobacter gallaeciensis genome, one interval contains:
- the pyrH gene encoding UMP kinase produces the protein MPQEIETPAATSAVAYKRVMLKISGEALMGDQGFGLHPPTVERIAKEVKSVHDMGVEICMVIGGGNIFRGLSGAAQGMERTTADYMGMLATVMNALGMQAALESLGVFTRVISAIPMDQVCEPYIRRRAVRHLEKKRVCIFAAGTGNPYFTTDTAATLRANEMACEAIFKGTKVDGVYDKDPVKFDDAKRYDTVSYDDVLAKRLGVMDASAIALARDNSLPIIVFSLDEPGGFRGILAGEGTYTKVQG, from the coding sequence ATGCCCCAAGAAATCGAAACACCGGCCGCCACTTCGGCCGTTGCCTATAAACGTGTCATGCTGAAAATCTCCGGGGAGGCGCTGATGGGGGATCAGGGCTTTGGCCTGCATCCGCCGACCGTGGAGCGGATCGCCAAAGAGGTGAAGTCGGTGCACGACATGGGCGTCGAGATCTGCATGGTCATCGGCGGCGGCAATATCTTCCGGGGCCTGTCCGGCGCTGCGCAGGGCATGGAACGCACCACAGCTGACTATATGGGGATGCTGGCGACGGTGATGAACGCCCTTGGCATGCAGGCCGCTCTGGAATCGCTTGGCGTCTTCACCCGGGTGATCAGCGCCATTCCGATGGATCAGGTCTGCGAGCCCTATATCCGCCGCCGCGCCGTGCGCCACCTTGAGAAGAAGCGGGTCTGCATCTTCGCGGCCGGCACCGGTAACCCCTATTTCACCACCGACACTGCGGCGACGCTGCGTGCCAATGAAATGGCCTGCGAGGCGATCTTCAAGGGCACCAAGGTCGATGGCGTCTATGACAAGGATCCGGTGAAGTTCGACGACGCCAAGCGCTATGACACCGTCAGTTATGACGATGTGCTGGCCAAACGCCTGGGCGTGATGGATGCCTCGGCGATTGCTCTGGCGCGCGACAACAGCCTGCCGATCATCGTCTTCTCGCTGGATGAGCCTGGCGGGTTCCGGGGCATCCTGGCCGGCGAGGGGACGTACACCAAGGTTCAGGGCTGA
- the miaA gene encoding tRNA (adenosine(37)-N6)-dimethylallyltransferase MiaA, translating into MTELRIDPDRPVLIAGPTASGKSALALEIAEKQGGVVVNADASQVFDCWRIVTARPSVEEEARAPHRLYGHVAYDAPYSAGHWLREVVPLLSGTQRPIIVGGTGLYFNALTEGMAEIPPTPAEVRAEGDSMSLEDLLSALDPQTAARIDVQNRARVQRAWEVLTATGRALADWQDDTPPPPLPLNACSALVLESSKDWLEARIRKRFRAMLDQGAMDEVEAMRDRFDPSLPSCKAIGAPELMAYATGRMTLEEAEESAAIATRRFAKRQRTWFRARMEKWRKISPEIGYQLS; encoded by the coding sequence ATGACAGAACTTCGCATCGATCCGGATAGGCCCGTTCTGATCGCTGGCCCAACGGCCTCGGGGAAATCCGCGCTCGCGCTGGAAATTGCGGAAAAACAAGGCGGTGTGGTAGTCAATGCCGATGCCAGCCAGGTGTTCGACTGTTGGCGGATCGTTACCGCCCGCCCTTCTGTCGAGGAAGAGGCCCGCGCGCCGCACCGGCTTTATGGGCATGTGGCCTATGATGCGCCCTATTCCGCCGGTCACTGGCTGCGGGAGGTGGTGCCGCTGCTGTCAGGAACGCAGCGGCCGATCATCGTCGGCGGAACCGGCCTTTATTTCAACGCCTTGACCGAAGGTATGGCTGAAATCCCGCCCACACCTGCAGAAGTCCGGGCCGAGGGCGATTCGATGTCGCTCGAAGACTTGCTGTCGGCGCTTGATCCCCAGACCGCGGCCCGCATCGATGTGCAGAACCGTGCCCGCGTGCAGCGCGCCTGGGAGGTGCTGACCGCCACGGGACGGGCGCTGGCCGATTGGCAGGATGACACCCCGCCGCCGCCCCTGCCGCTGAACGCCTGCAGTGCGTTGGTGCTGGAAAGCAGTAAGGACTGGCTGGAGGCACGCATCCGCAAACGGTTCCGCGCCATGCTGGATCAGGGCGCCATGGATGAAGTCGAGGCCATGCGAGATCGGTTCGACCCCAGCCTGCCCTCCTGCAAGGCGATCGGCGCGCCGGAACTCATGGCCTATGCCACTGGCAGAATGACGCTGGAGGAGGCGGAGGAAAGCGCCGCGATTGCCACCCGCCGGTTCGCCAAACGGCAGCGCACCTGGTTCCGTGCCCGCATGGAGAAATGGCGGAAAATCTCCCCCGAGATCGGCTATCAGCTCAGCTAA